The DNA region TTCAACGGCTTTAACGGTCGCAAACGGCATTCCACACTCAAGACAGGTAAAAAGTTCGTCTTTTGCCATAATACGTTGGCTAAACCAACTTGGTTTCAAACTGATCTCATCGCGCACAACGGTTAAACACTCTTGCTCAGGACAGGTCACTTCACAATAGGTACAATTTGTACAAATCGAAGCATTAAAACGAAGGGAATTGTCTTCTGGATGAGCCGTTAAAGCGCGAACATTACAAGCACCCACACAACTAAGGCACAATGTACATTTACTCTCATCAATTTTGATGTCACCGTAATGAACATGCTCACCCGCTTTAACCACACCTAAATCTTCATCACCCACTAAGTGAGCAAGGCGTGCAGAGAAAATTTCACGTTTGCGAAGTCCATCCTCATTGATGCCATACATACACTCAGGAAAACTTTCCATCGTTTCAAAAATACGCGCTAAATCAGCTGTGTCTTCACACACATAGATCGCTTTTTTATGGTACTTTCGCTCAAAAATCTCATTGATCATGCGAATGACATCGCCCGTGCCTTTCGAGATAAAGTCCGTGTAAAAGATAATTGGATTGCCACTGGTTTGCAAAAGCGTCATTAAATGCGCTTCGTGCAAATACTTCTCACCTTCGATCATTAAAGGCAATACGCCCTCATACAGAGGAATATCAATCAAGCCTAAATCCATTTTATGAGGAATAATCAGTGCCGTTGCACCTTTAAAATACGCACATAAATGTGAAAAAGCAATGCGTGGCATTTGGGTATAATCAAGCGCGCCACTGGGGCATACGCTAATACATCCACCACATCCATGACAATCAATGTGCGAAAAGACTAAATGCTTCGTTTCATCTTCTTTCAAAATAGCGACGGTGGGACAAACCTCAGCACATTTGCCGCAAATCTCTTCGCGTCTTTCATGATACTGACAAATGGAAGGATCGTAATTAATATAATTTTTATAGTGGTACTCACCT from Sulfurospirillum diekertiae includes:
- a CDS encoding 4Fe-4S binding protein; its protein translation is MQKEYIFYDNIGLDFPLSEEIELVKVASKGEYLVSNHPEAEAIIYAPEINFYLKQSNDTIAQKINNVTKLYAMRALGFDFAQDMDYSQEVGGKVLIVSEDASHEALKEELREDDFTVMLLSPSMILDVNGHIGDLHVTLKKEDELLELECDQIIWWNAPSFAMKQSGVYDPALLGLEGALKKLRDNKGEYHYKNYINYDPSICQYHERREEICGKCAEVCPTVAILKEDETKHLVFSHIDCHGCGGCISVCPSGALDYTQMPRIAFSHLCAYFKGATALIIPHKMDLGLIDIPLYEGVLPLMIEGEKYLHEAHLMTLLQTSGNPIIFYTDFISKGTGDVIRMINEIFERKYHKKAIYVCEDTADLARIFETMESFPECMYGINEDGLRKREIFSARLAHLVGDEDLGVVKAGEHVHYGDIKIDESKCTLCLSCVGACNVRALTAHPEDNSLRFNASICTNCTYCEVTCPEQECLTVVRDEISLKPSWFSQRIMAKDELFTCLECGMPFATVKAVEKIAAVMTPLFGNDEVKLRTLYCCAACKPKVMFKAHMENEMKGMNV